In Doryrhamphus excisus isolate RoL2022-K1 chromosome 7, RoL_Dexc_1.0, whole genome shotgun sequence, one genomic interval encodes:
- the LOC131131829 gene encoding oocyte zinc finger protein XlCOF6-like isoform X1: MCERAIAEYEEELCRTKEENERQRQLLDAVSKRYQVGLHGADVSFQDGPPQQQEWSSITEPGEPQHLHVKEEEEEPQHHHVKEEEEEPHHLHFKEEEEEPQHFCVKEEEEEPQHLRVKEEEEDHSISQEGEHLEGPEEFPVIGVPVKSEDDEDEGESEEKREAEPPSSSSTQHMTTEADGDHCGGSPADKLLAPLSDSEHTTSHSPDTDDDDDEDSTADMTCHPDNTRLKCQHCDKTFVKRGNLKVHVRSHTGEKPFTCSACGKRFSQRSHLKRHTRIHTGEKPYSCSVCGKGFKVNKDVKIHMIKHTGENPFRCSICGKGFSLKANLKTHTQIHTGEKPFTCSVCGKGFVQNYNLKMHMRRHTGEKPYSCPECGVAFSRNDNLKIHMRTHSGEKPYSCSECGVCLARKDNLKMHMRTHERPPRSSCPVCAEGIAGKGELKKHMRTHIGEKPFACSECGAGFARKATLKIHMRTHTGEKPHPCSECGAGFAGKRELKKHMRTHIGEKPYSCSQCGVAFARKGTLKMHMMTHTGEKPYSCSVCGIDFSRKGNLKIHMRTHTGEKPFSCSVCGVSFARKAELQMHMRGHTGEKPYPCSVCGVGFARKGELKRHTRRHTGEKPYRCSVCGIGFGRNGDLKIHTRRHTGEKVLSCSVCDERFSYKYQLSNHTCAGENSGRK, encoded by the exons ATGTGCGAAAGAGccatagcagagtacgaggaggaactttgtcgaacaaaagaggagaacgagcgacaacgtcaactactggacgcTGTTTCCAAGAGGTACCAAGTTGGGTTGCACGGAGCAG ATGTTAGCTTCCAAGATGGTCCCCCTCAGCAGCAGGAGTGGAGCTCCATCACGGAGCCAGGGGAGCCACAGCACCTCcatgttaaagaggaagaggaggagccacagcacCACcacgttaaagaggaagaggaggagccacatcACCTCCActttaaagaggaagaggaggagccacaacACTTCTgcgttaaagaggaagaggaggagccacagcacCTCCgcgttaaagaggaagaggaggaccacagcatcagccaggagggagagcatcttgAAGGACCGGAGGAGTTCCCAGTGATTGGCGTCcctgtgaagagtgaagatgatgaagacgaaggtgaaagtgaggagaagagagaggcggagcctccaagcagcagctcaactcaacacatgacaacagaagccgatggagaccactgtggaggatcaccagcagacaagctcttagctccactatcagatagtgagcacacgacgtcacactctcctgacactgatgatgatgatgatgaagactctacagctgatatgacatgtcaccCTGACAACACACGCCTGAAATGCCAACACTGCGACAAGACCTTTGTTAAGAGGGGAAACCTGAAAGTACACGTGAGAAGTCACACAGGTGAGAAACCTTTCACCTGCTCAGCCTGCGGTAAAAGATTCTCACAACGATCACATTTGAAaagacacacaagaatacacactggagagaaaccttactcctgttcagtgtgtggtaaAGGATTTAAAGTCAACAAAGATGTGAAAATACACATGATAAAGCACACTGGGGAGAACCCATTTCGCTGCTCCATCTGTGGTAAAGGATTCTCTCTAAAGGCAaatttgaaaacacacacacaaatccacactggagagaaaccttttacaTGTTCAGTGTGCGGGAAAGGTTTTGTACAAAACTACAACTTGAAAATGCATATGAGAagacacacgggagaaaaaccgtACTCCTGTCCAGAGTGTGGTGTGGCTTTTTCCCGAAACGATAATTTGAAaatacacatgagaacacacagtgGAGAAAAACCATATTCCTGCTCAGAGTGTGGCGTCTGTTTAGCACGAAAAGATAATTTGAAAATGCACATGAGAACACACGAGAGACCACCACGGAGCTCCTGTCCGGTCTGTGCTGAGGGCATCGCAGGAAAAGGGGAATTGAAAAagcacatgagaacacacattGGAGAAAAACCATTTGCTTGTTCAGAGTGCGGTGCGGGTTTTGCACGGAAAGCTACTTTGAAAAttcacatgagaacgcacactggagaaaaaccacatCCCTGCTCAGAGTGTGGTGCGGGTTTTGCGGGAAAGCGCGAATTGAAAAagcacatgagaacacacattGGAGAAAAACCATACTCCTGCTCACAGTGTGGTGTAGCCTTTGCACGGAAAGGTACTTTGAAAATGCACATGAtgacacacactggagagaaaccgtattcctgttcagtgtgtggcATAGATTTTTCACGAAAAGGCAATTTGAAAATACACATGAGAACTCATACCGGAGAAAAGCCGTTCTCGTGTTCGGTTTGTGGTGTCAGCTTTGCACGAAAAGCTGAACTGCAAATGCACATGAgaggacacactggagagaaaccatatccctgttcagtgtgtggtgTTGGGTTTGCACGAaaaggtgaactgaaaagacaCACGAGGagacacacaggagaaaaaccataCCGCTGCTCAGTGTGTGGAATAGGTTTTGGCCGAAATGGTGATTTGAAAATCCACACGAGGagacacacgggagagaaagtGCTGAGTTGCAGCGTGTGTGATGAACGATTCTCTTACAAGTACCAGCTTAGCAACCACACGTGTGCTGGGGAGAACAGCGGCAGGAAGTGA
- the LOC131131829 gene encoding glutamic acid-rich protein-like isoform X2, with the protein MCERAIAEYEEELCRTKEENERQRQLLDAVSKRYQVGLHGADVSFQDGPPQQQEWSSITEPGEPQHLHVKEEEEEPQHHHVKEEEEEPHHLHFKEEEEEPQHFCVKEEEEEPQHLRVKEEEEDHSISQEGEHLEGPEEFPVIGVPVKSEDDEDEGESEEKREAEPPSSSSTQHMTTEADGDHCGGSPADKLLAPLSDSEHTTSHSPDTDDDDDEDSTADMTCHPDNTRLKCQHCDKTFVKRGNLKVHVRSHTDFLLHHMRPI; encoded by the exons ATGTGCGAAAGAGccatagcagagtacgaggaggaactttgtcgaacaaaagaggagaacgagcgacaacgtcaactactggacgcTGTTTCCAAGAGGTACCAAGTTGGGTTGCACGGAGCAG ATGTTAGCTTCCAAGATGGTCCCCCTCAGCAGCAGGAGTGGAGCTCCATCACGGAGCCAGGGGAGCCACAGCACCTCcatgttaaagaggaagaggaggagccacagcacCACcacgttaaagaggaagaggaggagccacatcACCTCCActttaaagaggaagaggaggagccacaacACTTCTgcgttaaagaggaagaggaggagccacagcacCTCCgcgttaaagaggaagaggaggaccacagcatcagccaggagggagagcatcttgAAGGACCGGAGGAGTTCCCAGTGATTGGCGTCcctgtgaagagtgaagatgatgaagacgaaggtgaaagtgaggagaagagagaggcggagcctccaagcagcagctcaactcaacacatgacaacagaagccgatggagaccactgtggaggatcaccagcagacaagctcttagctccactatcagatagtgagcacacgacgtcacactctcctgacactgatgatgatgatgatgaagactctacagctgatatgacatgtcaccCTGACAACACACGCCTGAAATGCCAACACTGCGACAAGACCTTTGTTAAGAGGGGAAACCTGAAAGTACACGTGAGAAGTCACACAG ACTTTTTATTGCATCATATGAGACCTATTTGA